A genomic stretch from Oryzias latipes chromosome 24, ASM223467v1 includes:
- the LOC101168009 gene encoding jun dimerization protein 2 isoform X2, translating to MMPGQIPDPSLAAVPLPSLGTLAGISATTLTDQLKLADFHQLGTMLSPLHFLGRLGKRPLGIKTEMDEDEERRKRRREKNKVAAARCRNKKKERTDFLQRESERLEMVNSELKAQIEELRLEKQQLMVMLNLHRPTCIVRTDSVKTPESEANPLLEQLSEETN from the exons ATGATGCCGGGACAAATCCCTGACCCTTCGCTGGCGGCGGTTCCCCTACCCAGCCTGGGCACTCTGGCGGGCATCTCAGCCACCACGCTCACCGATCAGCTGAAGCTGGCAGACTTCCACCAGCTGGGAACCATGCTGTCCCCGCTACACTTTCTGGGGAGGCTGGGGAAGAGGCCGCTCGGCATCAAGACGGAG atggatgaagatgaagaaagaaggaaacgaagacgagaaaaaaacaaagtagcgGCAGCGCGATGTCGAAACAAAAAGAAGGAACGCACCGACTTCCTTCAAAGG GAATCGGAGCGCCTGGAGATGGTGAATTCGGAGCTGAAGGCCCAAATCGAGGAGCTCCGTCTGgagaagcagcagctgatggTGATGCTCAACCTCCACCGGCCCACCTGCATCGTGAGGACGGACAGCGTGAAAACGCCGGAAAGCGAGGCCAACCCCCTGCTGGAGCAGCTGTCCGAGGAGACCAACTGA
- the LOC111947091 gene encoding uncharacterized protein LOC111947091 encodes MRKISTPDPFGGYTDIDGWCGVTVTSHYLVDCLIQEYHREVGTLNLLLQGTFGEVLRADHTRKVARKVVLASGTMSSYAVMNENWMILSWVMLQSESDKSLEPMYDGLSRRYISAALPKAKYQWVDRDCCSPFRIPNSQPQEHLLWDSWKTTEAIVGEATSGDFTNRCASRTKYNREISIKLDLFHCMRRFTRECISEHHPLHSSFCKFLSAAFCVVDQTDLQRLKEAYTFCGIQPANPTKQHIREHCRTKIPEPRELLVRVESVLKRFFLESDPDGIPLFKATMLKVWRIQRVHILRGCLSDPEVGDGILYRHGGTLQLNHIKGEAAAVPIWIPVRGTSQQEGFHFHQSKWVTGNQVSTELFQAQGMTGVARWNFQRLVSLKQPGLKLPSVFNPALIVQLNKLSKEVTGQAKYPALVLSRADTGERFGLQYVEPGCRPVPLHWDKHKSQRDPVVEEEERLSPEPPPSNETVIDLPEEHGEEHSAHDNVLGVVADDSLAMTQAPEVKDVSTTPPPLPFAASPRAARTGPIKAGGLLFVLDHSRWTNPMRDAIDVLLAKHHGQKDFLSKVDAEYAALVQTASRNPNSLLHPTTKQHISRYVKHMAKMINRSSSMNTSPEKLLETQQLWHKLTEGSETVTVPVVTLPPAPVNPPSSKPDEAPLTKTDVEKMVKEIVGLQQQQQKPEKKMTRNCLACGQPKSRYLGDGSSVHFFYQSGDVRYFYCSKKVLQIYAAEGLTNPRMPFADFAATPFFERELKAAKQRSAQCRKVLEDRQKRKAREQHPSGRLCRFCHKPLKQGPESPHIHTGFPGVVGKYVYCPARVLSLHRANGMTQEMTWEEFSQSPFYEAEKMRWAAGRQAEEGKR; translated from the exons ATGAGGAAAATATCTACACCAGATCCTTTTGGTGGGTATACAGACATAGATGGCTGGTGTGGGGTAACAGTGACTTCACACTACCTGGTGGACTGCCTCATACAAGAGTACCATAGGGAGGTGGGCACGCTCAATCTGCTCCTTCAAGGCACTTTTGGTGAGGTCTTGAGGGCTGACCACACCCGAAAGGTGGCACGGAAGGTTGTCCTGGCATCAGGCACAATGTCATCTTATGCAGTTATGAATGAAAACTGGATGATTTTGTCCTGGGTGATGCTGCAGTCAGAAAGCGACAAGTCTCTGGAGCCAATGTACGACGGGCTGTCCCGGCGTTACATTTCTGCAGCGCTGCCAAAAGCAAAGTACCAGTGGGTTGACAG GGATTGCTGCTCTCCATTCAGGATCCCAAACTCCCAGCCTCAGGAGCATCTTCTCTGGGATTCCTGGAAGACCACAGAGGCTATAGTGGGTGAAGCAACATCTGGAGACTTCACCAATAGATGTGCATCCCGTACCAAATACAACAGAGAAATAAGCATCAAGCTGGACTTGTTTCACTGCATGCGGCGGTTCACCAGGGAGTGCATCTCAGAGCATCATCCACTTCACAGCTCCTTCTGCAAGTTCCTTTCGGCAGCTTTTTGTGTGGTGGACCAAACCGATcttcagaggctgaaggaggcctACACCTTCTGTGGGATCCAGCCAGCTAACCCCACAAAGCAGCACATCAGGGAGCACTGCCGCACCAAGATCCCAGAACCCAGAGAGCTGCTGGTGCGGGTGGAGAGTGTTCTGAAGAGGTTCTTTTTGGAATCGGATCCAGATGGCATACCACTGTTTAAGGCAACAATGCTGAAAGTGTGGAGGATTCAGCGCGTTCACATCCTCAGGGGCTGTCTGAGCGACCCGGAGGTGGGAGACGGGATCCTCTACAGACACGGTGGCACGTTACAGCTGAACCACATCAAGGGGGAAGCGGCAGCGGTACCGATCTGGATCCCGGTGCGAGGAACATCCCAGCAGGAGGGATTTCATTTCCACCAGTCCAAATGGGTGACAGGAAATCAGGTCTCGACAGAACTTTTCCAGGCCCAAGGCATGACTGGAGTAGCTCGGTGGAACTTCCAGCGCCTTGTGAGCCTGAAGCAACCTGGTCTGAAGCTTCCTTCAGTTTTTAATCCAGCTCTGATTGTACAGCTGAACAAACTGTCAAAGGAAGTGACAGGACAAGCTAAGTACCCTGCCTTAGTGTTGTCACGGGCCGACACTGGGGAAAGGTTTGGACTGCAGTATGTGGAGCCTGGCTGCCGTCCGGTTCCTCTTCACTGGGACAAACACAAGTCTCAGAGAGACCCGGTTGTTGAGGAAGAAGAGCGTTTGTCTCCAGAACCACCTCCTTCCAATGAAACAGTCATCGACCTGCCTGAAGAACATGGAGAAGAACACTCTGCTCAT GATAATGTCTTAGGTGTGGTTGCTGATGACTCACTAGCAATGACCCAAGCCCCTGAAGTGAAAG ATGTCTCAACGACACCACCACCACTGCCTTTTGCTGCCTCTCCACGCGCAGCTCGCACTGGTCCTATCAAAGCAGGGGGTCTGCTTTTTGTCCTGGACCATTCTCGTTGGACAAATCCAATGAGAGATGCCATTGATGTCCTTCTGGCAAAGCACCATGGACAAAAGGACTTTCTGAGCAAGGTAGACGCAGAGTATGCCGCCCTTGTTCAAACTGCCTCCAGGAATCCCAACAGCCTCCTCCACCCCACCACTAAACAGCACATCTCCCGCTACGTGAAGCACATGGCGAAGATGATTAACAGAAGTTCGTCTATGAACACTAGTCCCGAAAAACTTTTGGAAACCCAGCAGCTGTGGCATAAACTCACTGAAGGCAGTGAAACTGTCACTGTGCCAGTTGTGACTCTCCCTCCTGCTCCAGTGAACCCCCCCAGCTCTAAACCAGATGAAGCTCCTTTAACGAAGACTGACGTTGAAAAAATGGTGAAGGAGATTGTAGGTctgcagcaacaacagcagaaacctgaaaaaaaaatgacaaggaaCTGTCTTGCTTGTGGGCAGCCAAAGTCTCGTTACCTTGGTGATGGATCTtctgttcatttcttttatCAGTCTGGGGATGTGAGATACTTCTACTGCTCCAAAAAAGTACTCCAGATCTATGCAGCAGAAGGCCTTACAAACCCCAGGATGCCATTTGCAGACTTTGCTGCCACGCCATTTTTTGAGAGAGAGTTAAAGGCTGCAAAGCAGAGGTCTGCACAATGCAGAAAGGTTTTGGAGGACCGACAGAAAAGAAAGGCAAGGGAGCAGCATCCCAGTGGGCGTCTGTGCAGGTTCTGCCACAAACCACTGAAACAAGGTCCAGAGagtccacacatacacaccgGGTTCCCTGGTGTTGTGGGGAAGTATGTTTACTGTCCTGCCAGAGTCTTGTCCCTCCACCGGGCAAATGGGATGACTCAAGAAATGACCTGGGAGGAGTTCTCTCAGTCTCCTTTTTATGAGGCTGAAAAGATGAGGTGGGCTGCTGGCCGGCAAGCAGAAGAGGGAAAGAGATAG
- the LOC101168009 gene encoding jun dimerization protein 2 isoform X1, with product MKILAVAAGSDMMPGQIPDPSLAAVPLPSLGTLAGISATTLTDQLKLADFHQLGTMLSPLHFLGRLGKRPLGIKTEMDEDEERRKRRREKNKVAAARCRNKKKERTDFLQRESERLEMVNSELKAQIEELRLEKQQLMVMLNLHRPTCIVRTDSVKTPESEANPLLEQLSEETN from the exons atgaagat ATTGGCTGTGGCGGCCGGGTCGGACATGATGCCGGGACAAATCCCTGACCCTTCGCTGGCGGCGGTTCCCCTACCCAGCCTGGGCACTCTGGCGGGCATCTCAGCCACCACGCTCACCGATCAGCTGAAGCTGGCAGACTTCCACCAGCTGGGAACCATGCTGTCCCCGCTACACTTTCTGGGGAGGCTGGGGAAGAGGCCGCTCGGCATCAAGACGGAG atggatgaagatgaagaaagaaggaaacgaagacgagaaaaaaacaaagtagcgGCAGCGCGATGTCGAAACAAAAAGAAGGAACGCACCGACTTCCTTCAAAGG GAATCGGAGCGCCTGGAGATGGTGAATTCGGAGCTGAAGGCCCAAATCGAGGAGCTCCGTCTGgagaagcagcagctgatggTGATGCTCAACCTCCACCGGCCCACCTGCATCGTGAGGACGGACAGCGTGAAAACGCCGGAAAGCGAGGCCAACCCCCTGCTGGAGCAGCTGTCCGAGGAGACCAACTGA